The Brassica rapa cultivar Chiifu-401-42 chromosome A10, CAAS_Brap_v3.01, whole genome shotgun sequence genome segment CTTCTTCTACTTTGCTCTGCTCTCCTGATACATGATATTCATCATCCTCAACTGTATCATGGTTGACCAGCTTTTCTCTGTTCAGTTTGTCCTTCTGCTTACTCTCATCTGCATGGTGAACCTGAATGTTTGGCTGCTTGACATGAGTTGTCGGTGTTCCAATATCTCCATTCTCCTCGCTGTAGACGAAGTCAAGAATCTGACTCATACTAATCATTATTCCTTTCTCCCGATTTTTAATCATGTAATCAAGCCTTTTACTTCGAGTTGCTACAGCCTCGCTGAAAAGTTTGCCTATGAAGGCTTCTTTGATGTCTTCCCTGCAGGTTAGAGATGTTGGTTGCAGGTTAGAGAACCAGCTAAAAGCATCTCTAGATAAACAATAGGGGAAGATCTTGCAGATAATGTGGTCTGCAGATATTTCATCGTGCTTGTTTGCTGAGGCTAACTCCTCAAGTCTCTTGATAAGATCTTTGGGATCCTCATGAGGAAGACCATAAAATGGATCTTCACTTTCCCAATCATACCATTGACTTGTCAGATTAAAGGTATTCGTCTCAGCCACATCAATTATATCCGGGATTACACTACCCTCTGCATTAATCAATTGTCCTGTGAGGCTACAAGGGCGACCTTCTTCGTCTCGCCAAATACCTTTTTTGTCGATCTTAAGTATGTGCGCTTCGACCTTCTCTGTCTCTCCGTAAGTGGTGTTCGTCATTGGAGGAACAGTGCCGCGATGAATAGTGTTTCGATGAATAGTGTTTggatgaacagtgttcggatgaacagtatcgcgatgaacagtgttcggatgaacagtgttcgggtgaacagtgtcgatcgacagaaGATGAATAGTATCGACggacacgggatgaacagtgtcgatcgacagaaGATGAATAGTATCGACggacacgggatgaacagtgtcgatagACAGGacatgaatagtgtcgaccgacacgggatgaacagtgtcgatcgacgcaggatgaacagtgtcgatcggcGGGAGGTAAATAGTGTCGCGATGAATAGTACCACGATGAACAGTACTAGGATGAATAATATTATGATGAACAGTACCTGGATGAACAGTACCTGTATTAATAGTACCTCGGTGAATAGTATTGCGGTGAACAGTACCCGGATGAACAGTAACATGATGAACAGTACCCGGATGAATAGTACCGCGATGAATAGTGTTTTCCGACACATGATGAATAGTGTCGTTCGATGCTTGGCTAACgctatcgatcgatgctgcttggagggtgtcgatcgatacttcctCCTTAGATTTACGGATCGTGCATTGACCAGCAGGCTTTTTCCTTGAAGGACCTAGAAATCCTCTCTTCATTGATCTGGTACTGATTTGTATGTAcctgaaataaaagaaaaaattttatgagtttttcgAACTGTAAcaaaacctagactaaatctaactaaacaagatctaatggcgatcaaagctccccggcaacagcgccaaatttgatatcactcaaattaccctaaagagtgttactctcatcaaaagaggtcgaattatagtacttagggatcgaatcttcaaggagctagggaaccgattagatctaataggtatatgattaagctaggctaataggttttaaagcagtaagtaaagcaagtaataaataaagcaataaacaagttgaacaagtcaatagttcagcttggcaagggttattcgatggaaggatggttgctagatctagggtttatattcaggtgttggagattataattcctataggtacctatttgttgcatgcatgatatgttagagctcattcgcttaactcagtgatcagctgtcgcatgtaccactggttaacaagctagatctcgtgtcccaacggttagtatgccgacaacgagagagtgtcgatcgatggtctattaagacgtcgaccgatacacctttgccaacgtcgaatgatagtcagttgaggacatcgatcgacgggttctagccaggcttatgcgcgagtatgaaatgccttattcagatactaaattggcggttagccctctctagcagtcctaatatgatagatagatatCAGGAtaggataacaagggtgcttgagtatgtaatcctatgatcaagttctagttaattactctaaaacaagcaataagtataaatctatcatgaatatcacaacaaggcagatctatagtttggggctaatcccacaaacctatctgagccctggatctaacaggtggatctactcagacatgaaaacataaatcatagatgaatagatataaactgaaatgaaacagatcaataaaaccaatggagttccaggaggactctgataggagttcctcccttctctcctaagaGAAACAATGGAAATGAAAGTGTGTAAATAGCGTAAAgaagcgtagccgtcaacaatggcttagaaataacataaatagggtttctggtcgtccaagggtattttggtaatttgtggcttctagggcttcacgcagtcataaaatattCAAGTCCCACGATCTGagatctccatcgatcgacgtgcagagtgcagcatcgatcgacgcggctttctcttctcggcagcttcctctcgcgaggcagactgaccactcttcagtaaaacgggcataacttctgctacaggatgctgattgacctgagaccggtggcattggaaagctaacgaAAAGATATATCTTGTGTACAAATAtaggctcaatctaacggtcggaaggtctccatccatagctaaacatctgacgcgtctgtgcaactctgcacctccaaaggctccaaaagactccaaaatcaccatatttctcctaaatgtccctgaacctgtaaatactataaatagactccaaaacataataattgtatcttaaaacactttaaaacacttatagaccatgattaaaaatgggtaaaatatatggtttaTCACCATATAATTTATAGTATCTTTCACTCATAGAGTTTCATGATCAAGTCACATACTTGATAACCTATAAGAATGATAGAAATTATTTTTggacatttatttaattatccaGTAATCAAATAAATCTGAAACAATTTCATTTGTTTGAATACATAATCAAATGTATGTCAATATGAACATCATATCATAAACATAAAGTCTCCTACTAAAATCAAGATCACATCTTAAGATACTTAATACCCATGGCTGCAGTATGACTCTCATACTTAGGCCATGGAAGAGGCTTGGTCAACGGATCAACAACATTTGCATCCATTGAGAATATGCTATGGTGCTTTGCTTGGAACTCTTCCAACTCACTGtaggggtcaaaaacggttacgacaaatttaacattcaaaacgtccgaggaagaaaataagaatttcttcCAAgggtacttttcgaaatagattcttccttacgaaaaaacTTTACGGAAGAAAaaatcgagacgtccgacgaaagctcgaaacaggtcgttacgcagcgaccgaacgtccgtcccgctcggtcgctacgtagcggccgagctcggccaagctcggtcgctacgtagcgacagagcgatcgtcccgctcggtcgctacgtagcgaccgagctcaagccaaagctcagtcgctacgtagcgaccgagcgctcatcccgctcggtcgctacgtagcgaccgagctcgagccaaagctcggtcgctcgtcccgctcggtcgctatgtagcgaccgagctcaagccaaagctcggtcgctacgtagcgaccgagctcggcaaagctcggtcgctacgtcgtcctgctcggtcgctacttagcgaccaagctcaagcctacgtagcgaccgagcgttcgtcccgctcggtcgctacgtagcgaccgagctcaagccaaagctcggtcgctacgtagcgaccgagcgctcgtcccgctcggtcgctacgtagcgaccaggctcgagccgaagttcagtcgctgtgtagcgattgaactcttccgaacatcgacatacatcaatccatgcattctcgtcaaaccttcgaatgctatctcccgaagaccgtagcaagctcagtccatgttttccgctattctaactcatcgatcaaactttgcgaattaaaaaccgcggaaagttcgttctttatcaaaagaaatcgtagtaaacgtgtcgagtcggaagacagcccaaagggacctaaaacacgactcgaggcccatcctacgatttcttaactaaaagcccgtgaaccacagtacggtttacgcttggtccacaaggaaggataaatgtcaagtttccgcggataaatacggaagttttgaagataattgtgaagatcgggaaaatggaatatctccatttttatgctatgacggcgtaagggcagaagagtaaaagcgtaaaccgaccttggagctagtatataaggagtcctaggcgaggagcatgaaggggagaactttttcagagcaaacttagcacttagagcgatttaggcatttttccgtttttgttatttcgagctgcgaatcaattaggtttagccgtcttagggttgatagaactaggaatctcgccgacagctctcgagcccaggcttataccttgttgtaaacgctcatacgcaaattcggaaataagatcttctttgctctctcttgcgatttcttatactttatcattgttattctcgtgttctgattgcttgacgtgtggtaattagcagatatctgggtcctctggaaaattagggttttcctagtttccttatttaaacggaaatagacagtgcaaatttcagttcccacagtttggcgctagaagaaGGTATGCAAGAGCCACTCAACGatcgcaaaagccactcaacgatcaggaacggtatgcaagattcgatgtgtgcgaacgtcatctcattcaaggggggagaaaggatcgatcgagccaaacctcaaaacgatctccttgttatcgagttgacgattcgagatatcgacgtcgctagagtgctaatcgataccggtagctcggccgatatcatcttcaaagacactcttgaaaagatggggatcaatcaatccgaagtcacgaaatgcccaagcccactgctaggactttcgggggaaacgaccatggcctatggatcgattagactcgctgtcaaagccggaaccgtgacgaacgtcacagagtttctagtcgttgaccgccccgcatcttacaacgttatcatgggaacgccatggctgaacaccatgcgcgcaatcccatcaac includes the following:
- the LOC103843862 gene encoding uncharacterized protein LOC103843862 isoform X2 encodes the protein MKRGFLGPSRKKPAGQCTIRKSKEEVSIDTLQAASIDSVSQASNDTIHHVSENTIHRGTINTGTVHPGTVHHNIIHPSTVHRGTIHRDTIYLPPIDTVHPASIDTVHPVSVDTIHVLSIDTVHPVSVDTIHLLSIDTVHPVSVDTIHLLSIDTVHPNTVHPNTVHRDTVHPNTVHPNTIHRNTIHRGTVPPMTNTTYGETEKVEAHILKIDKKGIWRDEEGRPCSLTGQLINAEGSVIPDIIDVAETNTFNLTSQWYDWESEDPFYGLPHEDPKDLIKRLEELASANKHDEISADHIICKIFPYCLSRDAFSWFSNLQPTSLTCREDIKEAFIGKLFSEAVATRSKRLDYMIKNREKGIMISMSQILDFVYSEENGDIGTPTTHVKQPNIQVHHADESKQKDKLNREKLVNHDTVEDDEYHVSGEQSKVEEADTKDPTSASIDSSNSESNDIRTSETIDTNICHRSIPSTIPDATTMYVRTG
- the LOC103843862 gene encoding uncharacterized protein LOC103843862 isoform X1, which gives rise to MKRGFLGPSRKKPAGQCTIRKSKEEVSIDTLQAASIDSVSQASNDTIHHVSENTIHRGTIHPGTVHHVTVHPGTVHRNTIHRGTINTGTVHPGTVHHNIIHPSTVHRGTIHRDTIYLPPIDTVHPASIDTVHPVSVDTIHVLSIDTVHPVSVDTIHLLSIDTVHPVSVDTIHLLSIDTVHPNTVHPNTVHRDTVHPNTVHPNTIHRNTIHRGTVPPMTNTTYGETEKVEAHILKIDKKGIWRDEEGRPCSLTGQLINAEGSVIPDIIDVAETNTFNLTSQWYDWESEDPFYGLPHEDPKDLIKRLEELASANKHDEISADHIICKIFPYCLSRDAFSWFSNLQPTSLTCREDIKEAFIGKLFSEAVATRSKRLDYMIKNREKGIMISMSQILDFVYSEENGDIGTPTTHVKQPNIQVHHADESKQKDKLNREKLVNHDTVEDDEYHVSGEQSKVEEADTKDPTSASIDSSNSESNDIRTSETIDTNICHRSIPSTIPDATTMYVRTG